The DNA region CCAGGATGCCGACCCGGGCGAGCTGGAGGGCGCCGAGGCCGGAGGCGTAGAGCGTGTTGGCCAGCAGGTTGGCGTCCTTCACGTGGAGCTCGCCGGTGGCGGCACCGTCCTCGAAGACCGTGGTGAGGATGGTGAGGCAGCCGTTCATCGCGCGGCCCAGGCGGAACAGCGCGCTCTCGGAGAGCTCGTCGAGCAGGTCGGAGCCGCTGCGGCGCATCAGTGTCTGGGCGCAGTCGACGAAGGCGGGGTGCTCGATCCCGTAGTCGACGAAGGTGCCGACGACGTCGCGGACCACGTCGATGGGCGAGCTGTCGCCCTCGGTTGCGATGAGCATCCGCTCGCGCAGCTCGTCGAGATAGCCGACCAGGGTCAGCGCGAAGATCTCGTCCTTGCCGGTGAAGTGGCGGTAGACGATCGCGCGGTTGATGCCGACCGCCTTGGCGATGTCCTCGATCTGCGCGTCGCTCACGCCGCGCTCGTCGAAGAGCCTGCGGGTGGCCGCGACGATGTCTGCCTCACGCGCGCGTCGTCGGGCGGCGGCGGCCGAGCGGCGGCCGTCCGATGCGGATCCGTGGGCCGAAGCGGAGCCCGAGGCGGAGTAGGAGGTCGGTGGTCGGGTGCTCACAAGCACACTGTACGCGGTGTGCAACTCCGAGTTGCACTGTGCGTGTGCGGCCTCACACCTCACCGCTGGAGCAGTGCCTTCCGAGCGCTGGCGACGTCATCGGTGGTGACGTAGTCGACCCCGGCGACCGCCGCCCGGAGCACGGACGCGGTGCCGACCGCCGGCCAGGTGCCGACCTCGGCGCCCTGGCGGCGGTAGCGGTCGACGAGTGCGGCGTCGAGCAGCCGGGTGTGGATGTGCACCTGTGCGAAGGCGCCGTCGTGGACGTCCGCGGGATCGGGCTCGTCCTTGACCGCGACCTTCTCCATCCCGGTCCGCTCGGCGCCGGGGAAGTCGAAGTGGCTCGCCTCGAAGCTCATGAAGATCGCCTTGTCGTCGTGGCCCGTCCGGGAGACCCAGCCGGGCCGTAGCGAGACGACCTTGCGGTAGAGCGCACCCATCTCAGCGGCGCTCTCGCCCTTGAGCTCGACCACGAGTCGCACCCGGTGCCCGTGGAGCCGCTCGGCGGTCTCGATGGCGTCGAAGGTCTCCTCGATGGTCGGCACCCGGACGCCCCGGAACTGCGGTGCCATCCACGAGCCCGCGTCGAGCGACTGCACCTCGGCGAGCGTGAACTCGCGGGGACTCGCGGTCCTCCGGTCGG from Nocardioides luteus includes:
- a CDS encoding TetR/AcrR family transcriptional regulator, with the protein product MSTRPPTSYSASGSASAHGSASDGRRSAAAARRRAREADIVAATRRLFDERGVSDAQIEDIAKAVGINRAIVYRHFTGKDEIFALTLVGYLDELRERMLIATEGDSSPIDVVRDVVGTFVDYGIEHPAFVDCAQTLMRRSGSDLLDELSESALFRLGRAMNGCLTILTTVFEDGAATGELHVKDANLLANTLYASGLGALQLARVGILVSESAPGVPTVGSVSPDQVRDFLVTSALALTAK